TTTCTTAGCAGCTTTTTTAGCTGGAGCTTTTTTCTCTTCTTTAGCTGGAGCTGCTGCTTCTTGTTTTGCTCCTTCTGCTGGAGCTGCTGCTTTTTCTTCAGCCATTGCTGCGAATCCCATTCCGAACACTGCTACTGAGAGTGCTGATAATACTAATTTTTTCATGTTACACCTCCTATAAAAGTTTTAATAAAATTATTTTCCTGCTGGTGCAGCTGGTTGTTCAGCTGGCTTTTGCTCTCCTGCTGGTGCAGCTTGTTGCTCTCCACCTTGTGCAGGTGCAGCTTGTTGAGCTGGTTGTTGTTCAGCTGGTGCTGGAGCTGCTGGTTGTGCAGCTGGAGCTGGAGCTGGTTGTTGTTCAGCTGGTTGTTGCTCTTCTTTCTTTTGGCAGCTGAAAAGTAAAGATGCTGATAATACAGCTGCTACTGATCCAAGTACTAATTTTTTCATTCCTAATAACCTCCTTTTTAATTTATCGTTAAATATTTTATTCTAATAAAATTACACAAATATTAAATAAAGATTACAAATTTGTAATTTTATTGAAAATAATTTCAAAAGTTGTTCCTTCATTTTCTTTGCTAAATACTTTAATTTCTGCCGAGTGTCTATCTAAAACTGCCTTAACAAGGCTTAAACCAAGGCCACTTCCCATATATATTCCCCTGCTTTCATCGGCTCTATAAAACTTATCAAAAATCTTATCTAATTTATCTTCTGGAATACCTATCCCTGTATCAGAAATAATTAATATTACTTTGTCTTCAATTTCTTTGAGCTTTATGATAATCTTCCCATCTTGTTTATTAAACTTAATGGCATTATCCAATAAATTTGCTATAGCTCTGCTAAGATACTTTTCATCGCCTAAAATGTAGATATCTTCATCTACTTCTATTTCTATTTTTATTCCTTTTGTTAGTGCATAGTCTTTAAACAATGAATACAAATTTTTGACAATTTTAGATAAATTTACCTTTTCCATTGAAAGCTGGAATGTTCCAGATTCAAGCTTTGAGATGGTAAGAAGGTCTGCTATCATTTGATTTAAAGACTCTGTTTCTTCAATGATATAGACTAATAAATCTGAACATTCTTTGCTGGATTTATTTTTCATTAGCATGTTTTCAGATGCTGCTCTTATTCTTGCAATTGGAGTTTTAAGGTCGTGGGCTATGCTTTCTGTAGTTTCTTTTAAGGTTTTTACAAGAATTTCTATTCTATCTAAAAGATTATTAATAACTATTGCTAAATCATCTAACTCATCTCCAGCTTGAGAAACAGGAACTCTTTTCTCTAATTTCATACTAGTAGATAGCTCTTTTGCAGTGTTTGAAATTTTTTTAATCTTTCTTGTTATTGAGTTTGCTATTAAAAATCCACCAATTAATGATAATAGAAACACAATAATTCCGGAATTATAGAAGATACTTAAGAGTCTGTTTAAAAGTCTGTTTTTATCATATTTAGATTTTCCAATCACTAATGTGTGTTTTGGAGAGAGCTTATAGATGATGATATAAAAGTCATCTAAAGATACAATTTCATATTTATCTGGAGTTAATTTTTTATAGTTTTCTAAGTTTATCACTATATTTTGTGTATGAATAAGTGTATTTGTGTTTAATATAATATTACCTTTATTGTCGTAGATTTTAAAAAATTCATCTTTATTATTTATAATTTCAGCTTCCTTTAGGATTTGTTTTTTTAACCCATTTATCCCTTCCTGCTTGAATAGAATTTTATAAGATTTTGCCTTTTCTGTAATCTCTTGTTTTATTTTATCATCAAGATAGATTTCAAAAAATGAGTAAACTGTAAAAAATGAAGCTATTAATGATAATAAAAGTAAAGTTGAATACAGAAGCGTTATTTTAATTCCAATTTTATTTATAGTTTTAGTTAGCTTTAAGAACATAACCAAAACCGCGGACCGTATGAATTAACCTTTTATCGAATCCTTTATCTATTTTGTCTCTTAATCTGTGTATCTGAACATCTACCACATTACTCTCTATATCAAAATCTATATCAAAAACGTTGGCAAGTATCATGTTTCTTGTTACTATTTTTTCAGCATTTTCCATAAGATATTTTAAAAGTTCATACTCT
This is a stretch of genomic DNA from Sulfurihydrogenibium sp. YO3AOP1. It encodes these proteins:
- a CDS encoding HAMP domain-containing sensor histidine kinase, which gives rise to MFLKLTKTINKIGIKITLLYSTLLLLSLIASFFTVYSFFEIYLDDKIKQEITEKAKSYKILFKQEGINGLKKQILKEAEIINNKDEFFKIYDNKGNIILNTNTLIHTQNIVINLENYKKLTPDKYEIVSLDDFYIIIYKLSPKHTLVIGKSKYDKNRLLNRLLSIFYNSGIIVFLLSLIGGFLIANSITRKIKKISNTAKELSTSMKLEKRVPVSQAGDELDDLAIVINNLLDRIEILVKTLKETTESIAHDLKTPIARIRAASENMLMKNKSSKECSDLLVYIIEETESLNQMIADLLTISKLESGTFQLSMEKVNLSKIVKNLYSLFKDYALTKGIKIEIEVDEDIYILGDEKYLSRAIANLLDNAIKFNKQDGKIIIKLKEIEDKVILIISDTGIGIPEDKLDKIFDKFYRADESRGIYMGSGLGLSLVKAVLDRHSAEIKVFSKENEGTTFEIIFNKITNL